The Patescibacteria group bacterium genomic sequence TATCACCTGTGGGATGTTGGAAGTTGTGGATAAAGCGGATACCGTTTTTGTAAACAACGCCAGTGGTAGAAGTAGTAGTGTCTTCTAACTCCATAGCGCCAACCAAATCTAGAGATTGGCTTGGACTCGTCGTCCCAATGCCGACGTTGCCAGCGGAATCGAGGAGAATGTCGCCGGAAGTTGTTGTGGAAAGCGTTAAATTCCCGCTGTCTGTGGTTACGTTAGAAGCGCCGACTCCGTCAATGGAGAACGCGCTGGTGAAATCTGCGGTTAGTGTAGCAGAGTCTATATCAATGTCCCCGCCGGCATTTTTTATTTGCACATCGTTAGTCCCGTCTCCGGCGAGGTTGGAGGCGGTGATAGCATAACCAGCAGAGGCGATCTGCTGGCGGGGGGTAAGGTCCTCACCACCGGTGGTGCAGGACTCGCTGTCGTTTACATATACATTTAGGTAATAGGTGTCGTCTGTAAAATCAAGAGTTAATGTGTCAGCAGAACCAACCTGAGTGCTAAACACACCATTGGAGACAGATACCGAGGTAGGGGAGGGGTCGCCGGCCGGCCAGAGCTTGCTCCCTGCGGATTCTGCATCGTAGATTGAGAAACAGATGTAGTAGGTCCCGTCCAGGAGGTTGTCGTTTTCATCAGTTAGGCGACCTTGGAAATTCAGCAATTTTGGTACACCGGCAGCCGCCCGCGCCTCCGGCGCAGCCGGAAAGAAAGACAGGACTGATAAGACCGATAGGACGAATGGCAAAAGAAGCGACCGCAGCTTTGGCTTGCGGTCGCTTTTTTGCTGCTCCTTGCGGTGTTTGGTACGCTTGCGGTACATGCGTTCGCTGAACCCACCTTTTTCTAGAAACTCGTTTTCCAGCGCTTTAATTTGCCTGTCTAAGAGAAAGTTCGCCTGGTGGATAAGGCAAATTAGGGTGTTTGCGACGACCTCTGGGTTGTCACTTTCAAGATAGGTCTTATAGGTCTCATAAGACTTATCCTTGCGATACGCAAGTTTGCGTATCGCAAGGGCTTGCGGGCTATCCTTGTCCCAGAGCTCAAGATCGTTTTGGCGCAGGTAGTCTAGGAAGTCTTGCAAAAGCTCTTCCAGACTGCCGCGCGCAACGTTTATGAGCTTGAGCTCGCTTTTCTTGCTGGTACCGGAGACTTGTGAAGCTTCGGCTATGTTTTGCTTTCCAGAGCGTGCAGCACCGTTCATTTGTTCACTGCGCTTGTAGCTGGGCACAAACTTTTCACAAAACACCGCTGTCCCATCGCAGATAATTTCCGTGGTTTGATAAGACTTAAGCTTCCGATACCCGCCGTGGGGCGGGATAAGATCGGACGTATGGTGCTTGTTGGACGGATGTTCTTTTTTCTTATTTGCCATTTGTATTATCTGTGTTAGCATCTGTTGTATCTGTGTTATTCATTTCGAGTATTTATTTACGGCTCTGAGCATCTTGTCTTTTTTGGTTATACCTTTATAGTCATTTAAGATTTGGTAGATTCTTTGCCTGGTTATTCCAAACTCTTCAACCAACTCTTTAATTGGCGTGCCCTTGACCCAGGCTTCGTATAGTTCATCTGCACCTTGTTTTCCGACAATGGTTTCCATAAGTAGTTAGTAGTAAGTAGTAAGTATTAAGTATCTTCAGAATTTTTCTCTAAACTTTTGATTGCTCCGTTGATTAGTTTGCTTACCTCTATGGAGCGTTCGTCAAGTTTATTAAAGATATCTTCTTCTAGATAACCAACGTCTTTGGCTACTAATAGTTGATTTTGAAGTTCGTTTAAAGAGCCTAGTGCCATAACAAGAAACCAAACCTTTTCTTTTGTAGACCTTCGTGAGAAACCCTCAGCAATATTTGAGGTAATTGAAACCACACATCTTCTAAGCTGACTTGTAAGCGCGTATCGCTCCTCTCTTGGGAAGTTACTTGTGGTACTGTAAGTTTCCTTTACCAGTTCGTGTCCTTTCTTCCAGCAGATAAGGTCTGTAAAGCTTTTGATCTTTTCTTGGGTTTTCATAAGAGCTTTTATTACTTGCT encodes the following:
- a CDS encoding helix-turn-helix domain-containing protein, which produces METIVGKQGADELYEAWVKGTPIKELVEEFGITRQRIYQILNDYKGITKKDKMLRAVNKYSK
- a CDS encoding four helix bundle protein gives rise to the protein MKTQEKIKSFTDLICWKKGHELVKETYSTTSNFPREERYALTSQLRRCVVSITSNIAEGFSRRSTKEKVWFLVMALGSLNELQNQLLVAKDVGYLEEDIFNKLDERSIEVSKLINGAIKSLEKNSEDT
- a CDS encoding four helix bundle suffix domain-containing protein, translated to MANKKKEHPSNKHHTSDLIPPHGGYRKLKSYQTTEIICDGTAVFCEKFVPSYKRSEQMNGAARSGKQNIAEASQVSGTSKKSELKLINVARGSLEELLQDFLDYLRQNDLELWDKDSPQALAIRKLAYRKDKSYETYKTYLESDNPEVVANTLICLIHQANFLLDRQIKALENEFLEKGGFSERMYRKRTKHRKEQQKSDRKPKLRSLLLPFVLSVLSVLSFFPAAPEARAAAGVPKLLNFQGRLTDENDNLLDGTYYICFSIYDAESAGSKLWPAGDPSPTSVSVSNGVFSTQVGSADTLTLDFTDDTYYLNVYVNDSESCTTGGEDLTPRQQIASAGYAITASNLAGDGTNDVQIKNAGGDIDIDSATLTADFTSAFSIDGVGASNVTTDSGNLTLSTTTSGDILLDSAGNVGIGTTSPSQSLDLVGAMELEDTTTSTTGVVYKNGIRFIHNFQHPTGD